One Bacillus sp. es.036 DNA window includes the following coding sequences:
- the rsmA gene encoding 16S rRNA (adenine(1518)-N(6)/adenine(1519)-N(6))-dimethyltransferase RsmA, whose translation MNKEISTPVRTKEILSKYGFTFKKSLGQNFLIDSNVLTKIVDQAQLSPESGAIEIGPGIGALTEKLAKRAKKVVAFEIDQRLLPILDDTLSPYPHVHIRHSDVLEADVHQVIAEEFEEGQDLMVVANLPYYVTTPILMKLLEEKLPVRGIVVMIQKEVAERIAAKPGSKEYGSLSLAVQYHAVAKTALTVPKTVFVPKPNVDSAVLHLELREKPPVDLLDEAYFFEVIRASFGQRRKTLLNNLQNNLLSKDQKPMIEEVLTETGIDGRRRGETLSMEEFAALSNAFYKRRT comes from the coding sequence ATGAATAAAGAAATATCAACCCCCGTTAGAACAAAAGAAATACTCTCAAAATATGGCTTTACATTTAAGAAAAGTCTTGGACAAAACTTTCTAATTGACTCAAATGTCCTAACTAAAATTGTCGATCAGGCTCAATTATCACCTGAGTCAGGTGCCATCGAAATTGGTCCTGGAATTGGTGCGCTCACAGAAAAACTTGCGAAACGAGCAAAGAAAGTAGTGGCGTTTGAAATTGACCAGCGCCTTCTCCCAATTCTGGATGATACGCTATCACCTTACCCCCATGTTCATATCCGCCATAGCGATGTGTTAGAAGCAGACGTTCATCAAGTTATCGCTGAAGAATTTGAAGAAGGTCAGGATTTAATGGTGGTGGCAAACCTTCCATACTATGTGACAACCCCTATTCTGATGAAGTTATTAGAAGAAAAACTGCCGGTTCGTGGTATTGTGGTAATGATCCAAAAAGAAGTGGCTGAGCGTATAGCAGCTAAACCTGGCTCAAAAGAATATGGATCGCTTTCACTAGCTGTTCAGTATCATGCCGTAGCAAAAACCGCTTTAACTGTTCCTAAAACGGTATTCGTCCCTAAACCCAATGTTGATTCTGCTGTACTTCATTTAGAGTTGCGCGAGAAGCCTCCTGTTGATCTTTTGGATGAAGCTTATTTCTTTGAAGTTATTCGAGCAAGTTTTGGTCAGCGCAGAAAAACATTATTAAATAACTTGCAAAATAATTTACTGAGCAAAGATCAAAAGCCAATGATTGAAGAAGTATTAACAGAAACAGGAATTGATGGAAGACGTCGTGGAGAAACACTCTCCATGGAAGAGTTTGCGGCATTAAGCAATGCATTTTATAAGCGAAGAACTTGA
- the yabG gene encoding sporulation peptidase YabG produces the protein MTMKEGDIVARRSYGCDLIFRVTRLNEANKSAELVGEDMRLIADAPYDDLVLIDSSEHKMRREQSKEKEDYSFRLFRQDYQLLRMKREYSATSHFKKETSFFELPGKILHIDGDPLYLSKCLEMYKRLGVPVYGLYMKESEIPENIIKLVNNVRPDILVITGHDAYSKHKGEKKDLQSYRNSRYFVRAVKEVRSIFPNLDHLVIFAGACQSHFESLIRAGANFASSPSRINIHMLDPVFIVSKIALTSFTDHVNVWDALRNTLTGEDGLGGVETKGILRTGMPMKENEDYSE, from the coding sequence ATGACGATGAAAGAAGGAGATATCGTTGCAAGGCGTTCATACGGCTGTGATTTAATCTTCCGTGTTACGAGATTAAACGAAGCGAACAAGTCAGCAGAGCTCGTAGGTGAAGATATGAGGCTCATCGCAGATGCCCCATATGACGATCTCGTGTTAATTGACTCAAGTGAACATAAAATGAGGCGAGAGCAGTCGAAAGAGAAAGAGGATTATTCGTTTCGCTTGTTCAGACAAGATTATCAGTTGTTACGTATGAAGCGAGAATATTCGGCTACTAGCCATTTTAAGAAAGAAACGAGTTTCTTTGAACTTCCAGGTAAAATTCTTCATATTGATGGCGATCCACTTTATTTAAGCAAATGTTTAGAAATGTATAAGCGTTTAGGAGTTCCAGTCTATGGTTTGTATATGAAAGAAAGTGAAATTCCTGAGAATATCATTAAATTAGTTAACAATGTAAGACCAGATATTCTAGTGATAACAGGACATGATGCGTATAGTAAACATAAAGGCGAAAAAAAAGATTTGCAGTCCTATCGTAACTCACGCTATTTTGTTCGTGCAGTAAAAGAAGTAAGAAGTATTTTTCCGAACCTCGATCATCTTGTGATTTTTGCCGGCGCGTGTCAGTCTCATTTTGAATCATTAATTCGAGCGGGTGCTAATTTTGCAAGCTCACCTTCAAGAATTAACATCCATATGTTGGATCCCGTTTTTATTGTGTCTAAAATCGCGCTCACGTCATTTACTGACCATGTGAACGTTTGGGATGCTCTAAGGAATACGTTAACCGGTGAAGACGGCCTTGGAGGCGTTGAAACGAAAGGAATACTGCGAACTGGCATGCCTATGAAAGAAAATGAAGATTATTCAGAGTGA
- the veg gene encoding biofilm formation stimulator Veg gives MAKTIIEIKQTLQSQVGKRLTLKANGGRRKTIQRSGILEETYPAVFIVKLDQDTNAFERVSYSYTDILTDTVQITFNEEQAAVSG, from the coding sequence ATGGCAAAAACGATTATTGAGATCAAACAAACGTTACAATCTCAGGTTGGCAAACGCTTGACCTTAAAGGCAAACGGAGGTCGCAGAAAGACAATTCAACGTTCAGGCATCCTTGAAGAAACCTACCCGGCAGTGTTCATAGTTAAGCTGGATCAGGACACTAACGCATTTGAGCGCGTGTCGTACAGCTACACAGATATTCTTACAGATACAGTACAAATTACATTTAATGAAGAACAAGCGGCAGTAAGCGGTTAA
- a CDS encoding small, acid-soluble spore protein, alpha/beta type has translation MARRRGIMSDHLKEEIAKELGFYDTVQKEGWGGIKARDAGNIVKRAIQLAEEQLGNQQKH, from the coding sequence ATGGCGAGACGTAGAGGGATTATGTCCGATCATTTGAAAGAAGAAATTGCGAAAGAGCTTGGCTTTTATGATACGGTTCAGAAAGAAGGTTGGGGAGGAATTAAAGCTCGCGATGCAGGTAACATCGTGAAGCGTGCGATTCAACTAGCAGAAGAACAGCTTGGAAACCAACAAAAACACTGA
- the ispE gene encoding 4-(cytidine 5'-diphospho)-2-C-methyl-D-erythritol kinase: MRKKLSVKAPAKINLALDVLHKRPDGFHEVEMVMTNVDLADRLELTELRRNEIIIESTSGFVPDDQRNLAFQAAALLKKKFNIRQGIAIKIDKQIPVAAGLAGGSSDAAATLRGLNELWELGLTYDELADIGSEIGSDVAFCVYGGTALAKGRGEIIKPIDSPPPCWVILAKPSIGVSTAEVYRRLRTSEMGHPDVKGMMQAIEDKNYEAICDLLGNVLEDVTLKLHPEVRQIKEKMESLGADGVLMSGSGPTVFGLTRHESRMQRIYNGLRGFCGQVYAVRLLGEKNP; encoded by the coding sequence ATGAGAAAAAAATTGAGTGTGAAAGCGCCAGCGAAGATAAACTTAGCACTTGATGTGCTTCATAAACGACCTGATGGCTTTCATGAAGTGGAAATGGTTATGACGAATGTAGATCTGGCGGACCGTCTTGAGTTAACCGAGCTAAGACGGAATGAAATCATTATTGAATCCACTAGTGGTTTTGTACCTGATGATCAGAGAAATTTGGCGTTTCAAGCGGCAGCCCTCCTCAAAAAGAAATTTAACATCCGACAGGGGATTGCCATTAAAATCGATAAGCAAATTCCTGTAGCAGCTGGATTAGCTGGCGGAAGTAGTGATGCGGCAGCAACATTAAGAGGTCTTAATGAACTTTGGGAATTAGGACTTACTTATGATGAGCTTGCTGATATAGGTTCTGAGATTGGCTCAGACGTGGCATTTTGCGTTTATGGAGGTACTGCCCTTGCCAAGGGACGAGGAGAGATTATCAAGCCGATCGATTCACCTCCTCCGTGTTGGGTCATTCTTGCAAAACCGTCGATTGGGGTTTCGACAGCAGAAGTTTATCGACGTCTTCGTACAAGTGAAATGGGTCATCCAGATGTAAAAGGGATGATGCAGGCGATTGAGGACAAAAATTACGAAGCCATTTGTGACCTTCTAGGAAATGTTTTAGAAGATGTGACATTAAAACTTCACCCGGAAGTGCGTCAAATCAAAGAGAAAATGGAAAGTCTAGGTGCTGATGGCGTCCTTATGAGTGGAAGTGGACCCACTGTCTTTGGACTAACTCGTCACGAATCAAGAATGCAGCGAATTTATAATGGATTAAGAGGCTTTTGTGGTCAAGTTTATGCGGTTCGTCTGCTAGGTGAGAAGAACCCTTGA
- the purR gene encoding pur operon repressor: MKMKRSSRLVDMTRYMLEHPHRLVSLTYFSERYGAAKSSISEDLVIIKENFEQQGVGSLLTVPGAAGGVRYMPLISDEEADRVVGELCDFLESPDRLLPGGYLYLTDILGNPEIMNQVGRLFASVFADRKIDCVMTVATKGIPLAYAAASHLNVPVVIVRRDSKVTEGSTVSINYVSGSSKRIQTMALARRSLKPGANVLIVDDFMKAGGTIQGMVNLLEEFQADVAGIGVLVEAEGEGEERLVEEYVSMMNLGGVDMKERSIQVAPGNYKKFLARLTEGVENE, translated from the coding sequence ATGAAGATGAAACGGAGTTCTCGGTTAGTGGACATGACAAGGTATATGTTAGAGCATCCACACCGCTTAGTTTCACTAACTTATTTTTCAGAGCGCTATGGCGCAGCTAAATCTTCAATCAGCGAAGATTTGGTTATTATTAAAGAAAATTTCGAGCAACAAGGTGTTGGCTCGTTATTGACTGTTCCTGGTGCAGCTGGTGGTGTTCGATATATGCCGCTCATCAGTGATGAAGAAGCAGACCGCGTTGTTGGCGAGCTGTGTGATTTCTTAGAAAGTCCTGATCGCCTTCTCCCAGGTGGGTATTTGTATTTAACTGATATCCTAGGGAATCCAGAAATTATGAACCAGGTTGGCCGTCTTTTCGCATCTGTGTTCGCTGATCGTAAAATTGATTGCGTGATGACCGTTGCAACGAAAGGGATTCCACTTGCGTATGCAGCGGCCAGCCACCTTAACGTGCCAGTTGTTATCGTAAGGCGTGATAGCAAGGTGACGGAAGGCTCAACGGTAAGTATTAACTATGTATCTGGCTCATCAAAACGCATTCAAACGATGGCTCTTGCTCGTAGGAGTTTGAAGCCTGGCGCTAATGTCCTAATCGTGGACGACTTTATGAAAGCGGGAGGAACGATTCAAGGAATGGTAAACCTTCTTGAAGAGTTCCAGGCTGACGTAGCTGGAATAGGCGTTCTTGTTGAAGCGGAAGGTGAAGGAGAAGAACGATTGGTAGAAGAGTATGTCTCGATGATGAACCTAGGTGGAGTCGATATGAAAGAACGTTCGATTCAGGTAGCACCAGGAAACTACAAAAAATTTCTTGCGCGATTAACTGAAGGAGTGGAGAACGAATGA
- a CDS encoding RidA family protein produces the protein MKTVYTKSAPEAIGPYSQGMIVNNLFYSSGQIPLRADGTFVDGAIEEQTHQVFSNVKAVLEAAGSSLNRVVKTTVYIKDMNQFGAINEIYGEYFDTHKPARSCVEVARLPKDALIEIEVIALVG, from the coding sequence ATGAAAACTGTCTACACGAAATCAGCACCAGAAGCCATTGGCCCTTATTCACAAGGAATGATCGTTAACAACCTGTTTTATAGCTCGGGTCAAATTCCTTTACGAGCAGATGGAACATTTGTTGATGGCGCCATTGAAGAGCAGACACATCAAGTCTTTTCGAATGTAAAAGCTGTTCTCGAAGCTGCGGGATCATCACTTAATCGCGTTGTGAAAACAACCGTGTACATTAAGGATATGAATCAATTTGGAGCGATTAATGAAATATACGGGGAATACTTTGATACACACAAGCCAGCGCGCTCCTGTGTTGAAGTAGCGCGACTTCCTAAAGATGCCCTTATTGAAATAGAAGTGATTGCCTTAGTCGGTTAA
- the spoVG gene encoding septation regulator SpoVG, with translation MEITDVRLRRVNTEGRMRAIASITMDHEFVVHDIRVIDGNNGMFVAMPSKRTPDGEFRDIAHPISSNTREKIQTAVLAEYHRVGEMEAAYEEAGAS, from the coding sequence TTGGAAATTACAGATGTTCGCCTACGTCGTGTGAATACGGAAGGACGCATGCGCGCAATCGCTTCCATCACAATGGATCATGAATTCGTCGTTCATGATATTCGCGTTATTGATGGGAATAACGGCATGTTTGTAGCGATGCCAAGCAAAAGAACTCCGGATGGAGAGTTTCGCGATATCGCTCATCCAATTTCCTCGAATACAAGGGAAAAGATTCAAACTGCAGTTTTAGCTGAATACCATCGTGTTGGTGAAATGGAAGCAGCTTATGAAGAAGCAGGAGCTTCCTGA
- the glmU gene encoding bifunctional UDP-N-acetylglucosamine diphosphorylase/glucosamine-1-phosphate N-acetyltransferase GlmU codes for MNRFAVVLAAGQGTRMKSKLYKVLHPVCGKPMVEHVVGQLEELKLENIVTVVGHGAEKVRDQLGSRVNYVLQEEQLGTAHAVMQTQETLANNEGVTLVVCGDTPLITKETMDALLTYHEEKGAKATILTADADNPFGYGRIIRDENGRVQRIVEQKDATDDEQQVTEINTGTYCFDNKTLFETLQLVKNENAQGEYYLPDVVEILQKQGEVVAAYQTADFDETMGVNDRVALSKAEVAMKKRINEKHMRNGVTLIDPDATYISPDAVIGQDTVIYPGTMIIGNTTIGEEAKVGPNTEIKDSQVGDMTVVKQSVIHDSEVGNAVNIGPFAHIRPASQIGDEVKIGNFVEVKKAVMGHGSKASHLSYVGDAEIGKDVNLGCGSITVNYDGQKKYLTKVEDGAFIGCNVNLIAPVTVGKGATVAAGSTITDDVPNQALSIARSRQTNKEDYATKKKDN; via the coding sequence ATGAATAGATTTGCAGTGGTATTAGCAGCAGGTCAAGGCACGCGGATGAAATCAAAGCTTTATAAAGTGCTCCATCCCGTTTGTGGGAAGCCGATGGTTGAGCACGTAGTGGGTCAACTCGAAGAGCTTAAGCTTGAGAACATTGTCACTGTTGTCGGTCACGGTGCTGAGAAAGTTCGTGATCAACTTGGTAGTCGAGTCAATTATGTTCTCCAAGAAGAACAGTTAGGAACGGCTCATGCGGTCATGCAGACGCAAGAAACACTGGCAAATAATGAAGGTGTGACGCTTGTAGTATGCGGTGATACTCCTCTCATTACGAAAGAAACCATGGATGCTCTCTTAACATATCATGAGGAGAAGGGTGCAAAAGCTACAATTCTGACGGCAGACGCTGATAATCCATTTGGTTACGGACGAATTATTCGGGATGAAAATGGACGTGTTCAACGTATTGTTGAACAAAAAGATGCAACTGACGATGAACAGCAAGTGACGGAAATTAATACAGGTACATACTGTTTTGATAACAAAACCCTTTTTGAGACGCTTCAGTTAGTGAAAAATGAAAATGCTCAGGGAGAATATTATCTACCGGATGTTGTTGAGATTCTTCAAAAACAAGGTGAAGTCGTAGCAGCTTATCAAACAGCAGATTTCGATGAAACAATGGGCGTGAATGATCGTGTTGCGCTTTCAAAAGCAGAAGTTGCAATGAAAAAGCGCATTAATGAGAAACATATGCGTAATGGCGTTACTCTGATTGATCCTGATGCAACATACATCTCTCCAGATGCTGTGATTGGTCAAGATACGGTTATTTATCCAGGTACAATGATAATTGGGAACACCACAATTGGTGAAGAAGCTAAGGTTGGACCTAATACTGAAATAAAAGATAGTCAGGTTGGAGATATGACCGTTGTGAAACAATCGGTTATTCATGATAGCGAAGTAGGAAATGCTGTAAATATTGGACCGTTTGCCCACATTCGACCGGCTTCACAAATCGGTGATGAAGTGAAGATTGGAAACTTTGTGGAAGTGAAAAAAGCTGTTATGGGCCATGGAAGCAAAGCATCTCACTTGAGTTATGTCGGCGATGCTGAAATCGGAAAAGATGTGAATCTTGGCTGTGGTTCTATTACTGTCAATTATGATGGTCAGAAAAAGTACTTAACGAAAGTTGAAGATGGGGCATTCATTGGCTGTAATGTGAATTTGATCGCACCTGTAACAGTAGGCAAAGGTGCAACGGTAGCTGCCGGCTCTACTATTACAGATGATGTTCCTAACCAGGCGCTATCCATTGCGCGCTCTCGTCAGACGAATAAAGAAGATTATGCAACAAAGAAGAAGGATAATTGA
- a CDS encoding ribose-phosphate diphosphokinase has protein sequence MANYLDPNLKVFSLNSNPDLAEEIVEHIGVPMGKCSVVRFSDGEIQINIEESIRGCDVYVIQSTCAPVNENIMELLIMIDALKRASAKTINIVLPYYGYARQDRKARSREPITAKLVANLLEVAGVTRLITLDLHASQIQGFFDIPVDQLMGVPTLAKHFEEKNLEDIVVVSPDHGGVTRARKLAERLKAPIAIIDKRRPRPNVAEVMNIVGNIEGKTAIIIDDIIDTAGTITLAANALIENGAKEVFACCTHPVLSGPAIERIDDSKIKELAITNTIPLPNDKQIDKITQLSVAPLLGEAIIRVHEQLSVSKLFD, from the coding sequence ATGGCTAATTATTTAGATCCAAATTTGAAAGTGTTTAGTTTAAACTCGAATCCTGACCTTGCAGAAGAGATTGTAGAGCACATAGGTGTTCCAATGGGAAAATGTTCTGTTGTGCGCTTTAGTGACGGAGAAATCCAAATTAACATCGAAGAAAGTATTCGTGGCTGCGATGTTTATGTGATTCAATCAACATGTGCCCCTGTAAATGAAAACATTATGGAGCTTCTCATTATGATTGATGCTTTAAAGAGAGCTTCCGCGAAAACAATCAATATTGTGCTTCCTTATTACGGATACGCTCGTCAGGATCGTAAGGCAAGATCTCGTGAACCGATTACAGCGAAATTGGTAGCAAACCTTCTTGAAGTAGCAGGAGTAACTCGTCTTATTACGTTGGATCTTCACGCATCCCAGATTCAAGGATTTTTCGATATTCCGGTTGACCAGTTGATGGGTGTTCCTACGCTTGCGAAACACTTTGAAGAAAAGAACCTTGAAGATATTGTCGTGGTGTCCCCAGACCATGGTGGAGTGACTCGTGCTCGTAAGCTTGCTGAGCGCTTAAAAGCGCCAATTGCGATTATTGATAAGCGTCGCCCACGTCCGAATGTGGCTGAAGTTATGAATATTGTTGGTAACATTGAAGGCAAAACAGCCATTATTATTGACGACATTATTGATACGGCCGGTACAATTACGCTAGCAGCTAACGCGCTCATCGAAAACGGAGCAAAAGAAGTGTTTGCCTGCTGTACACACCCTGTCTTATCAGGTCCTGCAATTGAACGAATTGATGACTCTAAAATTAAAGAGCTTGCCATTACGAACACGATTCCGCTTCCAAATGACAAGCAAATCGATAAGATTACACAGCTGTCTGTGGCACCTCTTCTTGGTGAAGCAATCATCCGTGTTCATGAGCAACTTTCAGTAAGTAAATTATTTGATTAA
- a CDS encoding 50S ribosomal protein L25/general stress protein Ctc: MAATLKALDRNTKKRSELRTLRETEEGLPAVLYGKDRKSAPVQVDALEFIKVYRQVGKNGVIELNFEGQGTYPVMVYDMQVDPIKNHVLHVDFYSVDLNKEVEAEVPVHLTGEAAGSKEGGVVQQMLHEILVKAKPNDFPDSIDIDISELNVGDAVQAGDLPKGDKYEILLDDEEPIASIVPPTEEPVEDEEEADEVAEEPPADQEETGDETKKTE; this comes from the coding sequence ATGGCAGCAACATTAAAAGCATTAGATCGTAATACGAAAAAAAGAAGCGAACTTAGAACATTACGCGAAACTGAAGAAGGCCTTCCGGCCGTTCTTTACGGGAAAGACCGCAAAAGCGCTCCGGTACAGGTAGACGCTCTTGAGTTCATTAAGGTATATCGTCAGGTCGGAAAAAATGGCGTTATTGAGTTAAACTTCGAAGGACAGGGTACTTATCCTGTTATGGTATATGACATGCAAGTTGATCCAATTAAAAACCACGTTCTTCACGTTGACTTCTATTCTGTTGACCTTAACAAGGAAGTAGAAGCAGAAGTTCCAGTTCACTTAACTGGTGAAGCTGCAGGAAGTAAAGAGGGTGGCGTCGTTCAGCAAATGCTTCATGAAATTCTTGTGAAAGCTAAGCCGAATGATTTCCCTGATAGCATCGATATCGATATTTCAGAGCTTAACGTGGGTGACGCTGTACAAGCTGGAGATCTTCCAAAAGGTGATAAATACGAAATTCTTCTAGATGATGAAGAGCCAATTGCTTCAATCGTACCTCCAACAGAAGAGCCTGTTGAAGACGAAGAAGAAGCTGATGAGGTAGCAGAAGAACCACCAGCAGATCAGGAAGAAACTGGTGACGAAACAAAGAAAACAGAATAA
- the pth gene encoding aminoacyl-tRNA hydrolase, whose product MKLIVGLGNPGKKFSNTRHNVGFMAIDQLAKEMGISLDQKKFQGIYGKGVVNGEAVYLLKPQTFMNLSGESVRPLMEYFNIEVADLLVIYDDLDLPTGKVRIRQKGSAGGHNGMKSIITHLHTQDFKRVRIGIDRSARQTVIDYVLKPFSKEEIEPIQLAIEQTAKACEAWTTTSFPEVMNQYNS is encoded by the coding sequence TTGAAATTAATTGTAGGTCTCGGTAACCCGGGAAAGAAATTTTCTAATACAAGACATAATGTAGGATTTATGGCGATTGACCAACTTGCAAAAGAGATGGGAATCTCGTTAGATCAAAAGAAGTTTCAGGGTATATATGGTAAAGGAGTAGTAAATGGAGAAGCCGTTTATCTATTAAAACCACAAACCTTTATGAATTTGTCAGGAGAATCCGTGCGTCCATTGATGGAATACTTTAATATTGAGGTAGCGGACTTGCTTGTCATATATGATGATTTGGATCTTCCTACTGGTAAAGTACGAATTCGTCAGAAAGGTAGCGCTGGTGGACATAATGGAATGAAGTCCATTATCACACACCTCCATACACAGGATTTTAAGAGGGTACGAATCGGAATTGATCGATCAGCACGCCAAACTGTCATTGACTATGTTTTAAAACCTTTCTCAAAGGAAGAAATAGAGCCGATTCAACTTGCTATCGAGCAAACGGCAAAAGCGTGTGAAGCATGGACAACAACCTCTTTTCCAGAAGTGATGAATCAGTATAACTCGTGA
- a CDS encoding anti-sigma-F factor Fin family protein, with protein sequence MDIHYVCRHCGTEIGRLSQQNHTADELGFQQLTEKERQTMVHYHHDGTIEVKAICEDCHEAMERSPSFHELDTFIQ encoded by the coding sequence ATGGATATTCATTACGTATGCCGTCACTGTGGAACGGAGATTGGAAGACTGTCACAACAAAACCACACAGCTGACGAACTAGGGTTTCAACAGCTCACTGAGAAGGAGCGCCAGACAATGGTTCACTATCACCATGATGGAACAATTGAAGTGAAAGCCATTTGCGAAGATTGCCATGAAGCCATGGAGCGATCGCCATCTTTTCATGAGCTTGATACATTTATTCAGTAA